The Cyanobacteria bacterium GSL.Bin1 genome segment CACAACACGCGAAAGGATTAGATGGGGGAAGGGTGCGAGTGGCAACGTTTCGCAGTCTGGCGACGCATTTATTGCCGGAAATTTTGGTGAAATTTCGGCAGCGCTTTCCGAATATTAAAGTGACAATCACCGAGTTTGAAGAATGGACGGAATTGGAACAAGCTTTGCAGCAAGGGAATGCTGATATTAGCTTAAGCGATCTGCTCAATCCCAACGACTTTGACAGTTTTGAATTACTCAGAGATGAATATGTTGTCTTGCTACCTCCCAATACAGTGGTTCATCAAGAGACAAAAACACTAACCTGGGAACAACTGGCACAGTTTCCTCTCATTCTTCCCAATAGCCAAAGTTGTTCTAGATATATTGAGCCTTATGTGCAACAGGAAACAGTTCCTCTAGAGGTAGCTTACCGGATTCGTGGCGACTCGACCATGATGAGTTTAGTGAAGCAAGGCTTAGGCGCTGCCATTTTACCCCGTCTGGCGGCTGAACCGATCCCAGAAACCATTCATGCCTGTAATTTACCAATTCCCCTAGAGCGCGTGATTTATGCGGCGATGCGCAAAGATGCCCTGCACACACCGGCAACTTACGCTTTCCTAGAAACACTACGGGCATTTCAGCATTAATTCAGATATCAATTTTACTCATAGAACAGATGCAGCTTACTTTTTGATCCTTCCTGAAATGAACTCTACAGTGAATTTAGAACTTCAAAAAAATATCTTTTCAGGAGAGCTAAGCGATGAGACGAAGCCGTGTCTTATATGAAAAAGTCCTCGTTTCGCATCAAATTATTCCCT includes the following:
- a CDS encoding LysR family transcriptional regulator, which codes for MTLPNIKISQLRALVAVAQHQNFSQAALELNVSQSGISHAIASLEEELGVQLLHRGRYGAHLTPVGEQIVQHAAKVLTHLSDIVSAAQHAKGLDGGRVRVATFRSLATHLLPEILVKFRQRFPNIKVTITEFEEWTELEQALQQGNADISLSDLLNPNDFDSFELLRDEYVVLLPPNTVVHQETKTLTWEQLAQFPLILPNSQSCSRYIEPYVQQETVPLEVAYRIRGDSTMMSLVKQGLGAAILPRLAAEPIPETIHACNLPIPLERVIYAAMRKDALHTPATYAFLETLRAFQH